One region of Lampris incognitus isolate fLamInc1 chromosome 12, fLamInc1.hap2, whole genome shotgun sequence genomic DNA includes:
- the naif1 gene encoding nuclear apoptosis-inducing factor 1: MASLAKKRKMNFSEREVEIIVEEIEKQKHTLVNHFNAGVTHIAKNNAWVEILRKVNAVTTCPRELAEVKKKWSDMKTEVRRKVAQARAAIEGTSADCAPVPVILTAMQQRICNLLGEATIISLPASDSDAEITLPVTMNTSATVTLAETLQTGTGTVCNEAKPSNGETTYHTLEEGGVVEYCTTTVGDATPTVVTAVEAPVEMLAPALASPPLSQGQTKPQELKSRIALNSARLLQEQRVTNVHVRQIAQHLEGQNELLQMMRRSQEAQAYAQERQAQALEGTQAALLALVQMLRPALKDLRKFLQSGMEAANFSNTAMGGTTDGSGSEDQGKPKTPPPPQQAEETH, encoded by the exons ATGGCATCGCTTGCGAAAAAGAGAAAGATGAACTTTTCGGAGCGAGAGGTAGAAATAATTGTGGAGGAAATAGAGAAACAAAAGCATACTCTGGTTAACCACTTCAATGCTGGAGTCACCCACATTGCGAAGAATAACGCGTGGGTGGAGATTCTCAGAAAGGTGAACGCCGTCACCACCTGCCCAAGAGAGCTGGCCGAGGTCAAGAAGAAGTGGTCTGACATGAAGACCGAAGTTCGGCGCAAAGTGGCCCAAGCCCGAGCCGCTATCGAGGGGACCTCCGCGGACTGCGCTCCCGTTCCCGTCATCCTCACTGCCATGCAGCAGAGGATCTGCAACCTCCTGGGGGAGGCCACCATCATCAGCCTCCCCGCCAGCGACTCGGATGCCGAGATCACCTTACCAGTCACCATGAACACATCTGCAACTGTGACGCTGGCGGAGA cTCTTCAGACTGGCACAGGAACAGTTTGTAATGAAGCAAAACCATCGaatg GTGAGACGACATATCACACGCTGGAAGAGGGCGGTGTGGTGGAGTACTGCACCACAACGGTAGGGGACGCCACTCCTACTGTGGTGACAGCTGTGGAAGCTCCTGTGGAGATGTTAGCTCCAGCTTTGGCTTCACCTCCACTGTCCCAAGGTCAGACCAAGCCCCAGGAGCTGAAAAGCCGCATTGCCCTCAACTCAGCCCGTTTACTGCAAGAGCAGAGAGTCACCAATGTCCACGTGAGACAGATTGCCCAGCACCTCGAGGGCCAGAATGAACTACTGCAGATGATGCGCCGCTCCCAGGAGGCGCAGGCATATGCCCAGGAAAGACAGGCCCAAGCTCTGGAAGGCACCCAGGCTGCCTTGCTTGCTTTGGTACAGATGCTACGGCCTGCACTTAAAGACCTGCGCAAATTCTTGCAGAGCGGGATGGAAGCTGCCAACTTCAGCAACACAGCCATGGGGGGGACAACGGACGGGTCGGGATCAGAAGACCAGGGCAAACCAAAGACCCCACCACCCCCACAGCAAGCAGAGGAGACACAttag